The Xenopus laevis strain J_2021 chromosome 7S, Xenopus_laevis_v10.1, whole genome shotgun sequence genome includes a window with the following:
- the b3galt6.S gene encoding beta-1,3-galactosyltransferase 6, whose translation MNLVRVLCRHKTALGLAALSVFLVVLLYLAKCTSESLKPASPRALPYQQANPRQQQHELPLEKSVSAFLVVLIASGPKYSERRSIIRSTWLSGVNSRAEHGDLWSRFVIGTAGLGDEESGALEMEQRRHGDLLLLPDLRDSYENLTAKLLRMYVWLEHNVDYKFVLKADDDTFARLDLLVEELRPKEAHRLYWGFFSGRGRVKSAGKWKESGWLLCDYYLPYALGGGYVLSWDLVQYLSLTQHFLALWQSEDVSLGAWLAPLHLKRLHDPRFDTEYKSRGCNNKYLVTHKQSIEDMLEKHQTLAKEGRLCKEELKLRLSYIYDWAVPPSQCCQRKDGIP comes from the coding sequence ATGAACCTTGTGCGGGTTTTATGTCGTCATAAGACGGCGCTGGGCCTGGCAGCTTTGTCAGTGTTCCTGGTGGTGCTGCTGTACTTGGCTAAGTGCACGTCGGAGAGTCTGAAGCCGGCGAGTCCACGGGCACTGCCCTACCAACAGGCGAATCCGCGGCAGCAGCAGCATGAACTCCCCCTGGAGAAAAGTGTCTCCGCTTTCCTTGTGGTGCTCATAGCCAGCGGCCCGAAGTATTCGGAGAGACGGAGTATCATTCGCAGCACGTGGCTGTCCGGCGTCAACTCACGGGCAGAGCACGGAGATCTATGGAGTCGCTTTGTGATCGGTACGGCGGGTCTGGGGGACGAGGAATCGGGCGCGTTAGAGATGGAGCAGCGGCGACACGGGGATTTACTGCTGCTCCCTGACCTGCGGGATTCCTATGAGAACCTGACGGCCAAGCTGCTGCGCATGTACGTGTGGCTGGAGCACAACGTGGACTACAAGTTCGTCCTGAAGGCTGATGATGACACGTTTGCCCGGCTCGATTTGTTAGTGGAGGAACTGCGGCCCAAGGAAGCGCATCGACTCTACTGGGGCTTCTTCTCCGGCCGGGGCAGAGTCAAATCAGCGGGGAAGTGGAAGGAGAGCGGCTGGCTGCTGTGCGATTATTATCTGCCCTATGCGCTGGGAGGCGGCTACGTGCTCTCCTGGGATCTGGTGCAATATCTCAGCCTCACTCAGCACTTTCTGGCTCTCTGGCAGAGTGAGGACGTGTCCCTGGGGGCCTGGTTGGCTCCTTTGCATTTAAAGAGGCTCCACGACCCCCGATTCGACACGGAGTACAAGTCCAGGGGCTGTAACAACAAGTATTTAGTTACTCACAAGCAGAGCATCGAGGACATGTTAGAAAAGCATCAGACCTTGGCCAAAGAAGGCAGACTGTGCAAGGAAGAGCTCAAACTGCGCCTCTCCTATATCTATGACTGGGCTGTGCCCCCATCCCAGTGTTGCCAGAGGAAGGATGGGATCCCTTGA